ATTCAGGGATTGGATCTTTTCTCAAAATATCACCACGAATATGATCGAACTCACAATCCAAACCAGCAAGAAAGATATGCACTCTTTGTCTCTCAATGGATTTGCGATACAGTTCTACATCTTTCTCACATTCCATACTCACCTTATTGCGATGATCCAACTCACCAAAAATTTCGATTAATTCACCATAATAGATAGAAAGCGTTCTGCCATCTTGTTTGGCAGAGAAAGCCCTCTGATTCAAGGTGAAAACTTGCAGTTCATCGGCCCCATCATAGAAAGCTTTTGATAAAGCCTTCCAAATTTCACGAGCAGTAGGAAGACGGATATATCGCTTCATGATTTCTGGAGACATGGACATCAATAGCCATCTCTTGACTCTTTGGTTGTCTGTGTACCACTTGTCGTAACTTGCATCTTTTTCAGTCGGTGGTGCTGTTTTACCACGAATAAAGGAGAGTTTCTCCTTCTCAGCAATATGCATCTCCATCATCTGGCACCAAACATCATAGTTCGTTTCATTAAGAACAATTCCAGCATTGAAAGATGAATTTTCAGATTGAATAATGATGGGAGCAGTCTTAGTGCCAGAGGGTTCAGAGGGGTCAGACTCTGACTTGCCCATTGTACTAGACGTAACCTGGGCTCCTGATACCAAGTTTATTTTATGAGAAGAAAATCAATTGTATTCTCTCATAATATTTCAACGTATATGTACACATATATAGAAAAATTGTTTACTATTCTAGGCCCTATCTTTTAGCTACTGACCCTATAATTTAGTATTCTAATTTATAGCTTCCATATTTACAAAAAAAGAGATCCCTAAAAATAAGTTATAGAATTTCTATAATTAAGTATAAGAAATCTCAACATAAGTTTTGTATCAATATATCAtgattcattttaaaaataatatttattcatcTAAGTTATAGAATGTcttgaaaaatcatatttaaataatttttttattttttaactattttatatttttagattgaaaactttgtatttttttattcaagctttatttttatattttattttaattgtcttaTTCAAAActattaatatgaatttttattttgtagtataaataaaaagatgagatttttttaataaattaaattattgataAACTTACTTATTATAAAAGAAGTTAAGTATATTTCTTGATTATAAGAATACATATAATTCACTTTTGaatgtaatcaaaataaatataaatctattcaattttttaaagtttacattaattattaaaattataacataATGAATGTACTCTTATacaaatttattcttatttttgtgctttattttaattttgttaaacaaaaaagtttaaatattatttacttttaattgagTAGCATTACCAATGGATTGAAGTTGGCAAAAAATTTAACTTCATCAccatccaatcgattggattacgttaccaatcgattgaatttggctaaaacttcaatatcatcactttccaatcgattgtatttggcaaattcatgttgttttcgtgaattcaatcgattgagtaacaaaaACAATAGATTATTTTTTGGCATTCATTCGATTgaaaagtataaacaatcgattggtttaagTGAAAACCATTTTACCTTACAATTtttaatcgattgttttgtgatacactgtaattcaatcgattgagttacaAGTCAATCGATTATTTtgataaaccaatcgattgaatttcaagaaaacacgatttggaagccatggacgaacgtcacgagatcaaatttaatattttaattgattGGAATGACCAAAAACTTATTAGGATTAATagaggatataattggttgttgtttttgtatttgattattaataaatataatagataattgataaaataataatttataaaataaaaaacagtttttataattaaataaaatatatgtggttaatttgtaattaaaattagtttaagaACTATGTAGCAATtgttaaaaaaactctaaaaacatgttttctaatgAAACCATTAAGTGATCCAAATGTTTTGGGACTACCGAGAGACTATATGTAGCACTTCTCTTTTTATAAATAGATATGTACGAATAATTAACAGTATATATAAATATCATTAttaagtttttagttttagttttagttgatatctataccaatatataatggggATACGAAATTTTGGTATCCAATTCTTTCTTCCTATTTTACCCCTGTTCTCTCTTTATTAGAAACTGGCTTTATCCCACGACACGACATAACTTAAAAACTAATTTCGATAAAAAAAACTGTTACTAcatactcaatttttttattttattcactttcaataaaaaaattattaacacgTACTCAATTTAAATACCGATTCATTTTCAATAACAAAATAATAGACGTCATAGTAACATAATTAATTGGTAttctataacaaaattaattaaattaatatacacTCGTatgcttattatttaacttaaaaaaattacatattacaAAGCAatccttaataaaaaaatataaaaagttactAGAATTTAATGTCCAATTTTTTTTAGACTTCGTATATCCTTACATAAtctatttcataaaataaatttagtggacaaaataataatttttttaatatttcatctttatcatataatatataaataattaaaaaattaaaataaacaatgtattcataaaactaataataacaaatagaataaagagaaaaaaaattaacatatcgCTTATTTTTTATcatgtatatttttaaatttaagtgattaaatatattttacaaagTAATAACtctgaaatgaaaataaatttactGTTCTAAATTATAAAAGGAAGTATTGAGTACTctttaactaaaatttttattataaaaatttattaaaaaaatatatttatgtttcaAATTAATGTAGATGCttgagataaaatattaaaaataaaaaaatatgcatttgcattcttatattaaaaaaataaagtcattttatatataaaaatactacgTTATAAGATAATTACAAAAAGTTgtcaaatataataattttattatcaaaatagtatttatatattgtgttaaattaatgtaacataatgatttttaatatactttaatttaatttttttagtttttattttagtttatattttcatattttaaaaatttggtaataatatataattttataattttaaaataaaatcaggAGAAATCTGACCTAAATACAAAcataataatagaagaagaatacaaaaatattgatatttcatctcatgtatttaaatgcatggcataaataaaaattaatccttCTTACTATAAAATTATTGtccatttaaaaatttaacaaatgccAAAATTTGATCACAGTAAAATGggtcataattttataaaaaatctaaatactatattaaatattacaaacagtgattggataaataattttcaaattttaaaattaaaaatatagataatgctttacatatttatttgagttattgaatcaatttttattgaataactattttaaatatcaattataaaaaaatgctaTTATATCAGTTAATGATAATAATCATGAGACACgtaacattatttattattaaaaaatatattaatttaataatattaaatatataataaatttctaATGTGAAATGATAACATATAAACACATTAAATCTTAATATAAAAGATTAACAATCTTTTAAGATAATCTACAACATAttaagtttgtatttttttttatcagcGTAGGTCAAGATAATCTTAATATACTAATTCAACGTCTCAATCAATTTCTTATAATGAACCATTTACAAACAATGCTAAAAGTCATGCAAATATGAATAGTTAGTACTCACTTACtttacttatatttttaatattttatcttcattgcataatattcatttaaaatattttttgtattgaataaattaaGAGGTTTAATATTGTACACTACTATATAAAATGCCTAATGTCAAACAAAATTAtgaattctataataaaaaaattaaaataaataattaacaaatactataaattttaaataggcaATATATTCATAAGACTAATAATAACAGTAactttgtaataaaattttgataacaacatatatcttttaaaattaaatagtaaaattagaaaagatctaTCTTAAACACAAAACAACAACTATTAAAAAATAGTACAAAAATATGTCTTATTTTATCTCATGTATTTATTAATGTATTGTACAAATTatatggatcctttttattatagaatttttatcCAACTAAAAATTTAATAGATAGCAAAATTTGGTCATGGCAAAAtgtgttctaattttttaaaaaatatcaaaatactatattaaatattacAAGTCAATAggtaactaaattaaaaattctcaaattaaaaacaTAGATAACATTGTATGTATTTTTATGAGTTATcggataaatttttattaaataactaatttaagtacaaattaaaaaaatgctaCTACAAATATTATTTAATGACAATAACTGTAATACACATAACATCATTTagtgatgaaaaataaatcttaattaaattaaagtaactAAATAATAAGCCCTTGATTATAAAAAAACTTATCAAATTGAAATTTAATAATGTATGGAATAACacataaacacaaaaaaaaaacaaaataaagtacgatgaataaactattttttaaaaatattttcgcaaTTTTAGCAGACAAAATCCTCGTCATATCgttattttgttataataaatttaaaaaattaagttaaaaatattataaattaatagacgACATTCAAAACTTTTAAAGAAATACAATAGAAGCATTATCATTTTGAAAATACTTTTGTATATTTTAGAATAGTTGAGAATAAAGATTTACTCTATCGAATATTTCACCTCATATATTACCTATAATTTTAAACTATGACCATTTTATATTACCTCTCTGTGtggttttataatttaatattttaaagtgTCTTATAGTAATTTTAGTTTcaacaaaatatgatataaataagatcacgtcaatattaaaataaaaaatctaataaatttaaaaagtaaataatatattaacaaaaaaaaataaaattaatttcttaaaaataatagaaaagtggctgaacaggcacgttagtgcctgttgagccgctagtattaATAAAAAGACATAATATATCTATCATTTATTAtcttaaaagagtaaattaatatactaaaaaattataactcaaatgacataatctctcaTACTCACGTAAGAGATCTCATCTCGAGTTCGAATTTTCCTTTTTGAcagaaaaaaaactaaattaatacttttatttttttggacacTAATTAATTCAAAATCTTTCCTATCACTTTCCTCAAATATAAATTTAGCATTTTCTTTTGGTAAAGTTTATAAATTTTGTTACTTTTTTGTGTTGTGTCCCATCCCATGCTGCTAAAGCGgtggtgaagattgaagaagcAGTAAAGGCGAGCATAGAATCTGCGACCAAATCGTTAAAAAATCACGAGCAGTTAGGGTTTGTTCTTCTTCCACTTATTCTTTTTCCCAAGTTTCGCTGTTTCCGTGCACGCACcttatttgatttctttttttgaaatttgattgtGACCCCTCTAAATTAACTTATTCCCGTCGTGGCCCCTTTATTAGTAGTGTAGTTCTTGTTTTCCTCTGATGGAGGATGGAGAGTGTCTGAAAGTCTGAAACTGCCGTGGTTTTCATAAAAAGCAAATTTGATTATCACTGTTTCTTAA
The sequence above is drawn from the Arachis hypogaea cultivar Tifrunner chromosome 4, arahy.Tifrunner.gnm2.J5K5, whole genome shotgun sequence genome and encodes:
- the LOC140184499 gene encoding uncharacterized protein, whose translation is MGKSESDPSEPSGTKTAPIIIQSENSSFNAGIVLNETNYDVWCQMMEMHIAEKEKLSFIRGKTAPPTEKDASYDKWYTDNQRVKRWLLMSMSPEIMKRYIRLPTAREIWKALSKAFYDGADELQVFTLNQRAFSAKQDGRTLSIYYGELIEIFGELDHRNKVSMECEKDVELYRKSIERQRVHIFLAGLDCEFDHIRGDILRKDPIPELEECYSLVRRESVRLATMKGEPEKPEASALVSRNRSTQHKSNWYPNQQDRTGSNHFKSTASANKSTYRCAHCDQSGHTKSRCFELVGYPDWWDHNRDPRKKNSHKNSTSAVVESKAEQDIEKKRLGFGSNSRTSKQGRRLVVVLREGIYIT